In a genomic window of Branchiostoma floridae strain S238N-H82 chromosome 19, Bfl_VNyyK, whole genome shotgun sequence:
- the LOC118406301 gene encoding failed axon connections homolog, translating into MSESPGHVQGSLAAVYESLQTSVLQLFTDPTQLSPGQAVLVAASALFVGAVVWTCCGGQRRTKVKLRAEFTPGKVYYHAPPPVKAIPCLTPFGMKLETYLRMADIPYEPMYGRSMGPKGKIPWIEYNGEAMGDSGFIMEFLNREKGVDLNQTLSDADKAVGRAFTKMVEENTYWYEGYQLQYCKLHVGTHIHVG; encoded by the exons ATGTCCGAGTCCCCAGGACACGTCCAGGGATCGCTAGCTGCCGTGTACGAGTCTCTCCAGACGTCAGTCCTACAGCTGTTCACGGACCCAACCCAACTGTCCCCGGGCCAGGCTGTGCTGGTCGCCGCCTCTGCGCTGTTTGTCGGGGCGGTGGTGTGGACCTGCTGCGGCGGGCAGAGGCGGACAAAAGTCAAGCTACGGGCAGAGTTTACACCAG GAAAAGTGTACTACCACGCACCACCACCTGTGAAGGCCATCCCATGTCTGACTCCGTTTGGTATGAAGCTGGAGACATATCTGCGTATGGCTGATATTCCATACGAGCCCATGTATGGGAGGAGTATGGGCCCAAAG GGGAAAATCCCATGGATAGAGTACAACGGGGAAGCCATGGGAGACTCTGGTTTCATCATGGAGTTCCTGAACAGGGAGAAAGGtgtggacctgaaccagaccctGAGTGATGCAGACAAGGCTGTCGGCAGGGCCTTCACTAAGATGGTGGAGGAGAACACATACTGGTATGAGGGCTACCAATTGCAATATTGTAAACTGCACGTaggtacacatatacatgtaggttaa